The Miscanthus floridulus cultivar M001 chromosome 17, ASM1932011v1, whole genome shotgun sequence genome has a window encoding:
- the LOC136515505 gene encoding protein SMALL AUXIN UP-REGULATED RNA 12-like, whose translation MAAPSKGATRKSLISRTLEQCKSGLSRIGTAGRARSTSPAVAGCFPVYVGPERVRFVVRAEYASHTLFRRLLDDAEREYGHAARGPLALPCDVDAFLDVLWHMEHGDGGGDEDEVRTAVSSSPICGLRSFSKNRAAGYRMMNPRSSPVVARIGEHRETLHARSRSYS comes from the coding sequence ATGGCGGCGCCGAGCAAGGGAGCCACCAGGAAGAGCCTGATTTCAAGAACCCTGGAGCAGTGCAAGTCTGGGCTGAGCCGGATCGGCACTGCCGGACGGGCGCGGTCGACGTCGCCGGCGGTCGCCGGGTGCTTCCCGGTGTACGTGGGTCCCGAGCGGGTGCGCTTCGTGGTGCGCGCGGAGTACGCCTCCCACACGCTCTTCCGCCGCCTCCTTGACGACGCCGAGCGCGAGTACGGGCACGCGGCACGGGGCCCGCTTGCTCTGCCGTGCGACGTCGACGCGTTCCTCGACGTCCTGTGGCACATGGAGCACGGCGATGGCGGTGGAGACGAAGATGAGGTCCGCACGGCCGTGTCGTCGTCGCCAATCTGCGGCTTGCGGAGCTTCAGCAAGAACCGCGCCGCGGGATACAGGATGATGAACCCAAGGTCTTCCCCGGTGGTTGCTAGGATTGGTGAGCACAGAGAAACTCTGCATGCGCGAAGTCGATCATACAGTTAG